From Solidesulfovibrio carbinoliphilus subsp. oakridgensis, the proteins below share one genomic window:
- the lipB gene encoding lipoyl(octanoyl) transferase LipB, with protein MPEASGMPGTASRPEIRVLGRVAYDVALALQQETAAAVKAGASAGVVFLLEHDPVITLGSNKPSNRVLCAPPDVTLVATDRGGGATIHNPGQLVVYPVVGLRSLGFGVKTFVAWVLDLGRQLLETYGVAAECRQNPLGLWVGVRKIASLGIHISRGVATHGLAVNLDNDLALFDAIVPCGLAGVAMTSAAAETGAPVDMGEARERMRAIVAAGLDRL; from the coding sequence ATGCCTGAGGCGTCCGGGATGCCCGGCACGGCCTCCAGGCCCGAGATCCGCGTCCTCGGCCGCGTCGCCTACGACGTGGCCCTGGCCCTGCAGCAGGAGACGGCCGCGGCGGTCAAGGCCGGGGCGTCCGCCGGCGTGGTCTTCCTTCTGGAACACGATCCGGTCATCACCCTCGGGTCCAACAAGCCCAGCAACCGGGTCCTGTGCGCGCCGCCGGACGTGACGCTGGTGGCGACCGACCGGGGCGGCGGGGCCACCATCCACAACCCCGGCCAGCTGGTCGTCTACCCGGTGGTGGGCCTGCGGAGCCTCGGCTTTGGCGTCAAGACCTTCGTGGCCTGGGTGCTGGACCTGGGCCGGCAACTGCTCGAAACCTATGGCGTTGCGGCCGAGTGCCGGCAAAATCCGCTCGGGCTGTGGGTGGGGGTGCGCAAGATCGCCTCCCTCGGCATCCACATCTCCCGCGGCGTGGCCACCCACGGCCTGGCCGTAAACCTCGACAACGACCTGGCCCTTTTTGACGCCATCGTGCCCTGCGGCCTGGCCGGCGTGGCCATGACCTCGGCCGCCGCCGAAACGGGCGCCCCTGTGGACATGGGAGAAGCCCGGGAGCGGATGCGGGCCATCGTCGCGGCCGGGTTGGATCGTCTTTAA